In Phycisphaerae bacterium RAS2, the DNA window CACCGGCGGTGAATCCAACTGCAACGTGCGCGGAATGATCGGCTCATTGCTGTCGGCCGCGTTCGCCTGGGCCGCGCGGATCGAAGCAAAGCACGTCTACATCGGCGTGGCGGAGAATCTCGGCCCGCCCGCGCCGCCGACCGGCGCGCTGTATCCCGAATATTCCCGTGAGTACCTGCACCTTTTCAATCATTTGTACACGATCGCATCGCCCTCGCGCGAAATCGCCGTGGCTGCACCGTTGATGGACTTGTCGCGTGCCGACATCGTGAAGCTCGGCCACCGGCTGGGCGTGCCGTTTGATCTGACGTGGTCGTGTCTCTCATCGGGCACGCAGATGTGCGGGGCGTGCGTCGGGTGCGCGACGCGCAACCGCGGTTTCCTCGATGCGGCGGTTCCCGATCCGGTCATGCTGGCGGCGCAGCGCGCGGCAGCGGCCGCCGCGGCCGTCGGGGCTTACTGAAACTGCGGGATCACATTCGCTCAAGCGTTCGGATGCCGAGCAGGCCCAGGCCGGTGGTCAGGGCGCGGTGCGTCAGCTCGCACAGGCGCAGACGCGAGGCGAACGTCGCGTCGTCCTCGGCTTGCAAGACCGGGCATGATTCGTAGAACGACATGAATCGGCCGGCCAGATCGAAGAGATAATCACACAGGATGTTCGGCAGCAGCGTCTCGCCGACGGCGTCGACCACCTCGGCGAGTTGCAGGATGCGCAGCGCGAGGGCCCGTTCAGCGGCGTGCTCCAGGCGAAGGGCGGTGTTCGCGGGCACTTCGGCGCGCGTCTCGACGGCCTTTCGATGGATGGAACGAATGCGGGCGCAGGCATAGAGCATGTAGGGC includes these proteins:
- the queC gene encoding 7-cyano-7-deazaguanine synthase translates to MASDKAVVLVSGGLNSAVLAAMAKQEHPAMAMLHVRFGHRAQDRETELFEKLAAHFEVREQLTVDMPHFAAIGGSARVSRKMQLQDALAITGGESNCNVRGMIGSLLSAAFAWAARIEAKHVYIGVAENLGPPAPPTGALYPEYSREYLHLFNHLYTIASPSREIAVAAPLMDLSRADIVKLGHRLGVPFDLTWSCLSSGTQMCGACVGCATRNRGFLDAAVPDPVMLAAQRAAAAAAAVGAY